One Thermus sp. CCB_US3_UF1 DNA window includes the following coding sequences:
- a CDS encoding EAL domain-containing protein: MDGSLPRALFPLLRQGLGGLPDSLEAVARALSAHRAYLFRLEARGSTWYASQLAEWAGEGTSPQIQNPDLQDLPMEEAGYGRWLEAFLQDQAIGGPVRTFPQAERPLLEAQEIQSLLVVPIRVDGALWGFLGVDDCQRARGFTPEEETLLRVMAEALARTLELWERTRWLGNLVEASPFYLARLGPEGTLRYANPALRQAFPQGLSLPVEEALARPGRPCTLTAQGARAVEWTLVAIPGPGPKALEVLALGIDVSEREEARLQEARWTAFRRNLLRVYETLMAEGLSDSIFGLILEAALDTIPSAQAGSVTVLMEDGSYHFVAAKGYDLEALRQVALRPEEPLSLTGHAEAQIFTWRDLQRFNARLDPERRQVMEEAGRVGEIQAILSVPVYLAGERKAFLYLDNLEREDAFGPLDLELAQAFASQLGLLLRRLELEGQLEHLAFHDPLTGLPNRLFFLEKLAQALKEDPRSLAVLYLDLDGLKLVNDLDGHAAGDEVLRAVAGRLRAVLRPRDLVARQGGDEFLVLLTGLKAPEEAVGVAERLLEVVRLPIPVGERVYHLTTSLGIALGEAGLSPGEVLQRADLALYRAKGEGKDRLSFFEAHLQEALRREMGLLEALREDLERGQGLWLVYQPIVDLQTGQRVALEALLRWRLAPPSEFIPLAERHRLMLQLGAFVLRQACREREGHGLPVHVNVSPQELLDPTYPQRVAEVLEATGCPPEGLVLEVTESTLIPDERGRDASQSLQILRGLGLRVYLDDFGSGHSSLERLAHLPVDGVKLGQAFTQALGTPPDPSSPAARLVGAVLALAQALGLTPIAEGIEDARALAYLKALGFPLGQGYFLGRPAPLYNGDQ; the protein is encoded by the coding sequence ATGGACGGCAGCCTGCCCCGGGCCCTTTTTCCCCTGCTCCGTCAGGGGCTTGGCGGGCTTCCCGATAGCCTGGAAGCGGTGGCCCGGGCCCTTTCCGCCCACCGGGCCTACCTCTTCCGCCTCGAGGCCCGGGGGAGCACGTGGTACGCCTCCCAGCTGGCGGAGTGGGCCGGGGAAGGGACCAGCCCCCAGATCCAAAACCCCGACCTCCAGGACCTGCCCATGGAGGAGGCAGGCTACGGCCGCTGGCTGGAAGCCTTCCTGCAGGACCAGGCCATAGGGGGCCCGGTGCGCACCTTCCCCCAGGCGGAGCGGCCCCTCCTCGAGGCCCAGGAGATCCAAAGCCTCCTGGTGGTGCCCATCCGGGTGGACGGCGCCCTTTGGGGCTTCCTGGGGGTGGACGACTGCCAGAGGGCCCGGGGCTTCACCCCGGAAGAGGAGACCCTTCTCCGGGTGATGGCCGAGGCCCTAGCCCGCACCCTGGAGCTTTGGGAAAGGACCCGCTGGCTGGGAAACCTGGTGGAAGCCTCCCCCTTCTACCTGGCCCGCCTAGGCCCAGAGGGCACCTTGCGCTACGCCAACCCCGCCCTAAGGCAGGCCTTCCCCCAGGGGCTTTCCCTGCCCGTGGAGGAAGCCCTGGCCCGCCCGGGCCGCCCCTGCACCCTCACCGCCCAGGGGGCGCGCGCGGTGGAGTGGACCCTGGTGGCCATCCCGGGGCCTGGGCCCAAGGCCCTGGAGGTCCTGGCCCTGGGGATAGACGTCTCCGAGCGGGAAGAGGCCCGCCTCCAGGAGGCCCGCTGGACCGCCTTCCGTCGCAACCTGCTAAGGGTCTACGAAACCCTGATGGCCGAGGGGCTTTCCGACTCCATCTTTGGCCTCATCCTCGAGGCCGCCTTGGACACCATCCCCAGCGCCCAGGCGGGGAGCGTCACCGTCCTCATGGAGGACGGGAGCTACCACTTCGTGGCCGCCAAGGGGTATGACCTCGAGGCCCTGCGCCAGGTGGCGCTCCGGCCCGAAGAACCCCTTTCCCTCACCGGCCACGCCGAGGCCCAGATCTTCACCTGGCGGGACCTCCAGCGCTTCAACGCCCGACTGGACCCAGAGCGCCGCCAGGTGATGGAGGAGGCGGGCCGGGTGGGCGAGATCCAGGCCATCCTCTCCGTGCCCGTCTACCTGGCCGGGGAACGGAAGGCCTTCTTGTACCTGGATAACCTGGAGCGGGAAGACGCCTTCGGCCCCTTGGACCTGGAGCTGGCCCAGGCCTTTGCCAGCCAGCTCGGCCTCCTCCTCAGGCGGCTGGAGCTGGAGGGGCAGCTAGAGCACCTGGCTTTCCACGACCCCCTTACGGGCCTGCCCAACCGCCTCTTCTTCCTGGAGAAGCTGGCCCAGGCCCTCAAGGAGGACCCCCGGAGCCTGGCCGTCCTTTACCTGGACCTGGACGGCCTCAAGCTGGTCAACGACCTGGACGGCCACGCCGCCGGGGACGAGGTGCTGCGGGCGGTGGCGGGGAGGCTCAGGGCCGTCCTCCGCCCCCGGGACCTGGTGGCCCGCCAGGGAGGGGACGAGTTCCTGGTCCTCCTCACCGGCCTCAAGGCCCCCGAGGAGGCGGTAGGGGTAGCGGAAAGGCTGCTGGAGGTGGTCCGCCTGCCCATCCCCGTGGGGGAGCGGGTCTACCACCTCACCACCTCCTTGGGCATCGCCCTGGGGGAGGCCGGCCTCTCCCCGGGGGAGGTTCTGCAACGGGCCGACCTGGCCCTCTACCGGGCCAAGGGGGAGGGGAAGGACCGGCTGAGCTTCTTTGAAGCCCACCTGCAGGAGGCCCTGCGCCGGGAGATGGGGCTCCTGGAAGCCCTGCGGGAGGACCTGGAAAGGGGCCAGGGGCTTTGGCTTGTCTACCAGCCCATCGTGGACCTGCAGACGGGCCAAAGGGTGGCCCTCGAGGCCCTCCTGCGCTGGCGGCTGGCCCCCCCCTCCGAGTTCATCCCCTTGGCCGAGCGCCACCGCCTCATGCTCCAGCTGGGGGCCTTCGTCCTGCGGCAGGCCTGCCGGGAAAGGGAGGGGCACGGCCTGCCCGTGCACGTGAACGTGAGCCCCCAGGAGCTCCTGGACCCCACCTACCCCCAGCGGGTGGCCGAGGTCCTGGAGGCAACGGGCTGCCCCCCCGAGGGGCTGGTCCTGGAGGTCACCGAGTCCACCCTCATCCCCGACGAGCGGGGGCGGGATGCCAGCCAAAGCCTCCAGATCCTGCGGGGCCTGGGGCTACGGGTCTACCTGGACGATTTCGGCTCCGGCCACTCCAGCCTGGAGCGCCTGGCCCACCTCCCCGTGGACGGGGTCAAGCTGGGCCAGGCCTTCACCCAGGCCCTGGGCACCCCCCCAGACCCCTCCTCCCCCGCCGCCCGGCTGGTGGGGGCGGTTTTGGCCCTGGCCCAGGCCCTGGGCCTCACCCCCATCGCCGAGGGCATTGAGGACGCCCGGGCTTTGGCCTACCTGAAGGCCCTGGGCTTCCCCCTGGGACAAGGGTACTTCTTGGGCCGGCCCGCCCCCCTCTACAATGGGGACCAGTGA